From the genome of Candidatus Defluviilinea proxima:
GCTACTCCTACATCCGCCCCGCAAATCCCCACAAACACATCTGTACCTCCAACGGTCACTCCAACAAGAGAAGTTGTCATACCGACGCCTGCATTTATGGGTGTGCTATATGCCGAGTCTGTTCCGCAGGCTTTGCAAGATCGTATCAAGGCATCGGAGATTCCTTTCAGCGCCAGCCTGACTTTGGATGTTGCCACTGCCGATGATCAAGATGGGACTCGCTTCCAATGGACGTATGCCCTGGTCGCGCCGTTTCCTACTGTCAAAGATGGAGTGACATCTCAAGAACTCGCCTCACTCTGGACCTCGGGCGGGTCTCCGTTATTGATGGCAGAGTCCACGCTGAGGGCGTTTACGGCCATTTGGGGCGAACCAGCTAGCGGGTCTGTAAGAAGCGTGGATGAGAAGCAACTGCTCGATACCGCATGGAAAGAATCCGCGTGGGCCATTGTCCCGTTTGAGTCGCTTGATCCAAAATGGAAAGTGTTGACTGTGGATGGTCAATCGCCGATCCGCAAAGGCTTTGACGTTACGACCTATCCTTTGGTTATTGACTTTATGCTCAAGCCCGGTGGCGTTGTGGATGATTCTTCATGGACCCTTTCGAATTACGATCCGAACAAGTTGACAACG
Proteins encoded in this window:
- a CDS encoding CapA family protein, whose translation is MKQLNRLLILFSVVTLILSACGSQATPTSAPQIPTNTSVPPTVTPTREVVIPTPAFMGVLYAESVPQALQDRIKASEIPFSASLTLDVATADDQDGTRFQWTYALVAPFPTVKDGVTSQELASLWTSGGSPLLMAESTLRAFTAIWGEPASGSVRSVDEKQLLDTAWKESAWAIVPFESLDPKWKVLTVDGQSPIRKGFDVTTYPLVIDFMLKPGGVVDDSSWTLSNYDPNKLTTIIMTGVTALVRATAVTMELKGSTYPGEKMRDVFREADIMHVSNEIPFFTGCPYPKPEAGALVFCSDPKYMDLITDVGTDVIELTGNHFADYGPFAMYETLDMYNAHNIPYFGGGRDLKDSLKPALFEKNGNKIAFIGCNKPDVGRFPTATDYQPAPHLVISRISRKRSPS